A stretch of Borrelia turcica IST7 DNA encodes these proteins:
- the secF gene encoding protein translocase subunit SecF, whose product MQKVFNFLKYGNRVLAVSLFVIFLGFVCTFMYHNGYNWGIDFSSGVSINFVIDKPGIKDDEVKRILSSVYKTFEVNEIISSDDSRSHFSIIVKSDVTDYNFKKSIQNTLLEKLETEYKSHVEILDSYFIDSSFSSTLRTKSMLLVCLTFTLVLVYVALRFRLSYAIASIFATIHDIFFVIAFLGTFRIEVNSSIIVSILTIIGYSLNDTIIIFDRIRENSKKLTGTSFLNVLNISIKQTLSRTILTSITTFVAVLSIYIFTEGAIKDFSLIFMVGVVVGTYSSIFIASPILLSLYKKIK is encoded by the coding sequence ATGCAAAAAGTGTTTAATTTTTTGAAATACGGAAATAGAGTTTTAGCAGTTAGTCTTTTTGTGATTTTTTTAGGTTTTGTTTGTACTTTTATGTATCATAATGGATATAATTGGGGAATAGATTTTTCTTCAGGAGTTAGTATTAATTTTGTCATAGATAAACCGGGCATTAAAGATGATGAAGTTAAGAGGATATTATCTTCAGTTTATAAAACATTTGAAGTTAATGAAATTATTTCAAGTGATGATTCTAGGAGTCATTTTTCTATTATAGTAAAATCAGATGTTACTGATTATAATTTTAAAAAGAGTATACAAAACACTTTACTTGAAAAATTAGAGACAGAATATAAATCTCATGTTGAAATACTTGACTCTTATTTTATTGATTCAAGTTTTTCATCTACTTTAAGGACAAAATCAATGCTATTGGTTTGTCTAACATTTACACTTGTTTTAGTTTATGTGGCGTTAAGATTTAGATTGAGTTATGCGATTGCGTCAATATTTGCAACAATACATGATATATTTTTTGTGATTGCTTTTTTGGGTACATTTAGGATAGAGGTAAACAGTTCAATAATTGTTTCAATATTAACTATTATTGGATATTCACTGAATGATACTATAATTATTTTTGATAGAATTAGAGAAAATTCTAAGAAACTTACGGGTACTTCATTTTTAAATGTTTTAAACATAAGTATTAAACAAACTTTATCAAGAACCATTTTAACATCTATTACTACTTTCGTTGCTGTGCTATCTATTTATATTTTTACTGAGGGTGCCATAAAAGATTTTTCTTTAATATTTATGGTAGGCGTGGTTGTTGGTACTTATTCTTCAATTTTTATAGCATCTCCTATTCTTTTAAGTCTTTATAAAAAGATTAAATAA
- a CDS encoding DnaJ C-terminal domain-containing protein, translated as MTKDYYNILGLQKNATIEDIKKAYKRLAIKYHPDKNKGNKFAEEKFKEINEAYEVLSSPQKRTNYDNFKNTNYNREPSDKGFKSTRSESFENFDFFSDIFKSSTRGVPKDKEITINISLYDAYMGGKKSVVINNERIEIHIPKGTIETTKLKINGKGDINPISGKRGNLIVKFDIANYKNFNLKGRNLETNINVYPWEIALGSEKIFETIEGKKIKLKIPKDMKNGEILSLKGLGMPALGNTIKGDLKVNIIVEVPKIINDEVKKIYERLKEIYT; from the coding sequence ATGACTAAAGACTATTACAACATACTTGGATTACAAAAAAATGCTACGATTGAAGATATAAAAAAAGCATATAAAAGACTAGCCATAAAATACCACCCTGACAAAAATAAAGGAAATAAATTTGCTGAAGAAAAATTTAAAGAAATAAATGAAGCTTATGAAGTCCTATCTTCTCCTCAGAAAAGAACCAATTATGATAATTTTAAAAACACCAATTATAACAGAGAACCTTCTGATAAAGGATTTAAGAGTACTCGTTCTGAATCTTTTGAAAATTTCGACTTTTTCTCAGACATCTTTAAAAGCTCTACAAGAGGGGTACCTAAAGACAAAGAGATAACTATTAATATTTCATTATATGATGCCTACATGGGAGGAAAAAAATCAGTAGTAATAAACAATGAAAGAATTGAAATTCATATTCCAAAAGGCACAATAGAGACTACTAAATTAAAGATTAATGGCAAAGGTGATATTAATCCAATTTCTGGCAAAAGAGGTAACTTAATTGTAAAGTTCGACATAGCAAATTATAAAAATTTTAATTTAAAGGGACGAAATTTAGAAACAAACATTAATGTATATCCATGGGAAATAGCTCTGGGCAGTGAAAAAATTTTTGAAACAATTGAGGGTAAAAAAATAAAATTAAAAATACCAAAAGATATGAAAAATGGAGAGATTCTTAGCTTAAAGGGTCTTGGTATGCCAGCACTTGGAAATACCATCAAAGGAGATCTTAAGGTTAATATAATAGTAGAAGTTCCCAAAATAATTAATGACGAAGTAAAAAAAATTTATGAAAGACTGAAAGAAATATACACTTAG
- the psgB gene encoding HemN-related non-iron pseudo-SAM protein PsgB, with protein MVIKFLPLSDLSVYIDLTDCFEYSYYGKVLSELGCYLKNLGYPKVKTLYVKYEDLPYRSGSHLEPFLASLSESINFIELDEFTFEVRPQDITPSLLGILNDFSVSRISLDVKSFSSKFLGIMGASHISFKKVNIAVDNIRKFNFDLNIDLNIQIPYQEKKHLKLDLVRLVGCTPEHICLSEIPIEERNFITNIFVDVVCDNNKDSAEDFWFYALDFLENNGYINYEISNFALKGHESKHNLRYWELKPYLGLGMKSVSLLIGVDGDEFKAIIRKDNNFLSIEESSASFEILSDLDFFIYHFMTNFGTKKGLDISLLERRFIYEQRDFVKFIEHLLSLNKAVIFSNNILYLDGHERFRLDFYLRVIREYLTNNSFKVKFKLL; from the coding sequence ATGGTAATTAAGTTTTTACCTTTAAGTGATTTGAGTGTTTATATTGATCTTACTGATTGTTTTGAGTATTCGTATTATGGCAAGGTATTAAGTGAGTTAGGTTGTTATTTAAAAAATTTGGGTTATCCAAAAGTTAAAACACTTTATGTTAAATATGAGGATTTGCCTTACAGGAGTGGTTCTCATTTAGAGCCTTTTCTAGCTTCTTTATCTGAGAGTATTAATTTTATTGAATTGGACGAGTTTACATTTGAAGTTCGTCCTCAAGATATTACGCCTTCTCTTTTAGGAATTTTAAATGATTTTTCTGTTAGCAGAATTAGTCTTGATGTAAAAAGTTTTTCTTCAAAGTTTTTAGGGATTATGGGTGCTTCTCATATATCTTTTAAAAAGGTCAATATAGCAGTTGATAATATTCGTAAATTTAATTTTGATTTGAATATTGACTTAAATATTCAAATTCCTTATCAAGAAAAAAAACATTTAAAGCTTGATTTAGTAAGATTAGTGGGATGTACACCTGAACATATATGTCTTTCGGAAATACCAATTGAGGAGAGAAATTTTATTACAAATATTTTTGTAGATGTTGTTTGTGATAACAATAAGGATAGCGCTGAAGATTTTTGGTTTTATGCTCTTGACTTTTTGGAAAACAATGGTTACATAAATTATGAGATTTCAAATTTTGCTTTAAAAGGACATGAGAGTAAACATAATTTAAGATATTGGGAACTTAAACCATATTTAGGTCTTGGAATGAAATCCGTGAGTTTACTTATTGGTGTTGATGGTGATGAGTTTAAGGCTATCATAAGGAAAGATAATAATTTTTTAAGCATAGAAGAATCTTCTGCGTCTTTTGAGATATTAAGTGACCTAGATTTCTTCATTTATCATTTTATGACAAATTTTGGTACTAAAAAAGGTCTTGACATTTCTCTTTTAGAGCGTAGGTTTATATATGAGCAAAGAGATTTTGTTAAATTTATTGAGCATCTTTTAAGTCTAAATAAGGCAGTTATTTTTAGTAATAATATTCTTTATTTAGATGGACATGAAAGATTTAGGTTGGATTTTTATCTGAGAGTGATTAGAGAATATTTAACTAACAATTCTTTTAAAGTAAAATTTAAGCTTCTTTGA
- the rpiA gene encoding ribose 5-phosphate isomerase A: MEDQKKIVAQYAIDNYVKNNMHLGIGTGTTVFYAIKYLSEKIKSGDLKNLKLYPTSSDTKYLLAREEISYVSKFATFSKNIDITIDGADEILLEKKALIKGGGGAHLMEKVVAYNSEELLIIADETKIVKALGEKTSVPIEVAQDSIEFIMTRLKKMNFNPILRTCKLKAGPIITDNNNYILDVAMNIENPEGVEKYFKLFPGILEIGIFNHKNTKVIYYQNGQIKEA, encoded by the coding sequence ATGGAAGATCAAAAAAAAATAGTTGCGCAATACGCTATTGATAATTATGTAAAAAATAATATGCATCTTGGAATTGGAACAGGTACAACTGTTTTTTATGCAATTAAATATTTAAGCGAAAAAATAAAATCCGGAGATTTAAAGAATCTAAAACTCTATCCAACAAGCAGTGACACTAAATATTTACTTGCAAGAGAAGAAATCTCATATGTATCTAAGTTTGCAACATTTAGCAAAAATATAGATATCACAATTGATGGAGCCGATGAAATCTTATTAGAAAAAAAAGCGTTAATTAAGGGCGGGGGTGGTGCTCATTTAATGGAAAAGGTAGTAGCTTACAATTCTGAAGAGTTATTAATTATTGCAGATGAGACAAAAATTGTAAAAGCTTTAGGAGAAAAAACGTCCGTACCAATTGAAGTGGCTCAAGATTCTATTGAATTTATTATGACCAGATTAAAAAAAATGAATTTTAATCCTATATTAAGAACTTGCAAACTCAAAGCAGGACCAATAATAACTGACAACAATAACTATATCTTAGATGTAGCAATGAATATTGAAAATCCTGAAGGAGTTGAGAAATACTTTAAACTATTCCCAGGAATACTTGAAATTGGTATCTTTAATCATAAAAATACTAAAGTTATATATTATCAAAATGGACAAATCAAAGAAGCTTAA
- the gpmA gene encoding 2,3-diphosphoglycerate-dependent phosphoglycerate mutase, whose product MYKLVLVRHGESEWNRENLFTGWTDVKLSEKGIAEALDGGRVLKREGYSFDIAFSSVLVRANDTLNIILSELGQSYIDVEKSWRLNERHYGALQGLNKAETAAKYGEDKVLIWRRSYDVPPMPLEESDKRHPIHDLRYRGIPKNELPSTECLKDTVARVIPYWTDKIAKAVLEGKRVIIAAHGNSLRALVKYLDNMSEDSILKLNIPTGIPLVYELDKDLKPIKHYYLGDEDKIKAAMESVANQGKAK is encoded by the coding sequence ATGTATAAATTAGTTTTAGTTCGACATGGTGAGAGTGAATGGAACAGGGAAAATCTTTTTACAGGTTGGACTGATGTTAAGCTTTCTGAAAAGGGCATTGCTGAAGCTTTGGATGGTGGTAGAGTCCTTAAAAGAGAAGGTTATTCTTTTGATATTGCTTTTAGTTCAGTATTAGTAAGGGCAAATGATACTTTGAATATTATTTTAAGTGAATTAGGTCAATCTTATATTGATGTAGAGAAATCTTGGCGACTTAATGAGAGACATTATGGAGCTTTACAGGGGTTAAATAAAGCTGAGACGGCTGCAAAGTATGGAGAGGATAAGGTGTTAATTTGGAGGCGTAGTTATGATGTACCTCCTATGCCTTTGGAAGAGTCTGATAAGCGACATCCAATCCATGATTTAAGATATAGGGGAATTCCTAAGAACGAACTTCCTTCAACAGAGTGTTTAAAAGATACTGTTGCTAGGGTTATTCCTTATTGGACAGATAAGATTGCTAAGGCTGTTCTTGAAGGTAAGAGGGTTATTATTGCTGCTCATGGCAATTCTTTAAGAGCTCTTGTCAAATATCTTGATAATATGAGTGAGGACAGTATTTTAAAACTTAATATTCCCACTGGTATTCCTTTGGTTTATGAACTTGATAAGGATTTAAAACCTATTAAACATTATTACTTGGGTGATGAGGACAAGATCAAGGCTGCCATGGAATCTGTTGCTAATCAAGGGAAGGCTAAATAA
- the lysS gene encoding lysine--tRNA ligase, translating to MKTAHWADFYAKKIIEEKGKKERYTVASGITPSGTVHIGNFREVISVDLVARALKDMGQNVRFIYSWDNYDVFRKVPKNMPNQELLTTYLRQAITRVPDTKTNESSYAKANEVEFANYLPIVGINPEFIDQSLKYMSSDYSSQIKFALDHKDEIAQALNEHRTTKLEDNWYPISVFCTKCNRDTTSVESYDHCYSIEYCCECGNKESLDLRKTWAVKLPWRIDWPMRWKYENVDFEPAGKDHHSSGGSFDTSIKIVKVFGGTAPITFQYDFISIKGRGGKISSSSGDVVSLKDVLEIYTPEVTRFLFASTKPNIEFSISFDLDVIKIYEDYDKFERVYYGIDTIKESKQEAFKRIYELSQPKLPDKEIPYQIGFRHLSVLCQIFEGDKEKILKYLNDVQETQKEKLINKIDCAFNWVKNYAPEDFKFSLRFNFDNIELLKDNNKQAVKQLLEFLKNDFENLTEKDIQNEIYNIARNNNIEPPLFFKQIYNILINKDKGPKLAGFIKIIGITKFEEIVKQFI from the coding sequence ATGAAAACAGCTCACTGGGCAGATTTTTATGCAAAAAAGATCATAGAAGAAAAAGGCAAAAAAGAGCGATATACAGTTGCATCTGGCATTACTCCATCAGGTACTGTACATATTGGAAACTTTAGAGAAGTAATTTCTGTTGACCTTGTAGCACGAGCTTTAAAAGACATGGGTCAAAATGTGAGATTTATCTATTCTTGGGATAATTACGATGTATTTAGAAAAGTACCTAAGAATATGCCAAATCAAGAATTACTTACAACCTATTTAAGGCAAGCTATAACAAGAGTTCCTGATACAAAAACAAATGAGTCGAGCTATGCAAAAGCAAACGAAGTTGAATTTGCAAATTACTTACCCATAGTAGGAATTAATCCAGAATTCATAGACCAATCCCTAAAATACATGTCAAGTGATTATTCAAGTCAAATTAAGTTTGCACTAGACCATAAAGACGAAATAGCACAAGCTTTAAATGAGCATAGAACAACAAAACTAGAAGACAATTGGTATCCTATTAGCGTCTTTTGCACCAAATGTAACAGAGATACTACAAGTGTAGAAAGTTATGATCACTGTTATTCTATTGAATATTGCTGCGAATGCGGAAATAAAGAATCTCTTGATCTGAGGAAAACATGGGCTGTAAAGCTTCCTTGGAGGATTGACTGGCCTATGCGGTGGAAATATGAAAATGTTGACTTTGAACCTGCTGGAAAAGACCATCATAGTAGTGGAGGAAGTTTTGATACTTCAATCAAAATTGTAAAAGTTTTTGGAGGTACTGCTCCTATAACATTTCAATATGACTTTATATCAATCAAGGGACGAGGCGGTAAAATATCTTCATCTTCTGGTGATGTTGTATCTTTGAAAGATGTCCTTGAAATATATACGCCCGAGGTAACAAGATTTTTATTTGCATCAACAAAACCTAATATAGAGTTTTCAATATCATTTGACCTTGATGTAATAAAAATATATGAAGATTACGATAAATTTGAAAGAGTATACTACGGAATAGATACAATTAAGGAAAGTAAGCAAGAAGCTTTTAAGAGAATTTACGAATTATCTCAACCAAAATTACCAGACAAGGAAATTCCTTATCAAATTGGATTTAGACACTTAAGTGTACTTTGTCAAATTTTTGAAGGAGATAAAGAAAAGATTTTAAAATACTTAAACGATGTACAAGAAACTCAAAAAGAAAAGCTTATTAATAAAATTGACTGCGCCTTTAACTGGGTAAAAAACTATGCACCTGAAGACTTTAAATTTTCACTAAGATTTAATTTTGATAATATCGAACTCTTAAAAGACAATAATAAACAAGCAGTAAAACAATTATTAGAATTTTTGAAAAATGATTTCGAAAATCTAACCGAAAAAGATATTCAAAATGAAATTTATAACATTGCACGAAATAATAACATTGAACCTCCTTTATTCTTCAAGCAAATTTACAATATACTAATTAATAAAGATAAGGGACCAAAATTAGCAGGATTTATTAAAATTATTGGTATTACAAAATTTGAAGAAATTGTAAAACAGTTCATTTAA
- the era gene encoding GTPase Era — MKSGFVAIIGRPSTGKSTLLNSICGQQISIISSNPQTTRNKIKGIFTDKKGQIIFIDTPGFHLSKKKLNIALMNNVYSSITEADLILYIIDIQDEPADEENEILKIILKSKVNFLVVINKIDIQKTKIKEIMLFLEKEGITQENIIKISAEKKINIEELKNKIYENFKEGPLYYPEEYYTDQEMDLRISEIIRGVTIKNLKEELPYSLYVDIDTLEERRRSLFVKANIIVAGESQKGIIVGKEGKGIKTIGEEARKKISEIFERRCNLFLQVKLKKNWNKETKLIQRLIN; from the coding sequence ATGAAATCAGGCTTTGTAGCAATAATAGGTAGACCCTCAACAGGAAAATCTACTCTTTTAAATTCAATATGTGGACAGCAAATATCAATTATCTCTTCTAACCCACAAACCACTAGAAATAAAATAAAAGGAATATTTACAGATAAAAAAGGTCAAATTATCTTCATAGACACTCCAGGTTTTCACTTAAGCAAAAAGAAACTCAATATAGCTTTAATGAATAATGTATATTCTTCAATAACAGAGGCAGACTTAATCCTTTACATTATTGACATTCAAGATGAACCTGCCGATGAAGAAAATGAGATTTTAAAAATAATTCTCAAGTCTAAAGTCAATTTTCTAGTAGTGATAAACAAAATTGACATTCAAAAAACAAAGATAAAAGAAATAATGCTATTTTTAGAAAAAGAAGGTATTACGCAAGAAAATATTATTAAAATATCTGCTGAGAAGAAAATTAATATTGAAGAACTCAAAAATAAGATTTACGAAAATTTCAAAGAAGGGCCTCTTTACTATCCAGAAGAATACTATACAGACCAAGAAATGGATTTAAGAATTAGTGAAATAATTAGAGGAGTGACAATTAAAAACCTTAAAGAAGAATTACCATATTCTTTATATGTAGATATTGACACTTTAGAAGAAAGAAGGCGAAGTCTTTTCGTTAAAGCAAATATTATTGTAGCTGGAGAGAGTCAAAAGGGAATAATAGTTGGTAAGGAAGGAAAAGGAATAAAAACAATCGGAGAAGAGGCTAGAAAGAAGATATCAGAAATATTTGAAAGGCGGTGCAATCTATTCTTACAAGTTAAATTAAAGAAAAACTGGAATAAAGAAACCAAGCTAATTCAAAGACTAATAAATTAG
- a CDS encoding DUF192 domain-containing protein, which yields MRAFFSFFVFIFCISCAEHVYDKEITINDVKFFVKLAVDDFSRAKGYMGTKNVNENNGILFMFDKERNLSFWMKDTPIPLEIAYINSRGIIKEIYSLVPFSEKNIDSKYKVKYALEVPAGSFSKFKIKVGDRVKFNFDINSVRIE from the coding sequence CTGAGAGCTTTTTTTTCATTTTTTGTTTTCATTTTTTGTATATCCTGTGCAGAACATGTTTACGATAAAGAAATTACTATTAATGATGTTAAATTTTTTGTTAAGCTTGCAGTTGATGATTTTAGTAGAGCTAAGGGCTACATGGGGACAAAAAATGTAAATGAAAATAATGGTATACTTTTTATGTTTGATAAAGAGAGAAATTTATCTTTTTGGATGAAAGATACTCCTATTCCACTTGAGATTGCATATATTAATTCTAGAGGCATTATTAAGGAAATTTACAGTTTAGTTCCATTTTCAGAAAAAAATATAGATTCTAAGTACAAGGTTAAATATGCTCTTGAGGTGCCGGCAGGTTCTTTTTCTAAATTTAAAATTAAGGTAGGTGATAGGGTTAAATTCAATTTTGATATTAATTCTGTAAGAATAGAATAA
- a CDS encoding N-acetylmuramoyl-L-alanine amidase family protein produces MINLIFVCVLLEAQEISYLNILDALDGRVFKFNFNIENDILTVKHEKGYLKFKIGFEYGLSSTGYYIYIDPILLRKGEILITKRALMQIKNHFKSLQSYSKPRIMSIVIDPGHGGHDRGAVVTHKIDGHDITLLEKDFALTYSIHLYKILSNYFLDRNILLTRVDDVFIPLKDRAEFANAIKPDFPNNVIFLSIHANNAPNPVARGIEFWYLPENSKREVVKNFKGYDIKGNRYLRELNDILDIKYKYESKKLAELLYETFIGAIDETKVRSIREEQWFVIKNSSMPAVLIEIGFLSNISDARLILDYNYMSKVNILILKSLIKFIEFYEK; encoded by the coding sequence TTGATTAATTTGATTTTTGTTTGCGTGCTTTTAGAAGCTCAAGAGATTTCTTATCTTAATATACTTGATGCACTTGATGGTAGGGTCTTTAAGTTTAACTTTAATATTGAAAATGATATTTTGACTGTTAAGCATGAGAAGGGATATCTTAAATTTAAGATAGGCTTTGAATATGGTCTTTCATCTACTGGCTATTATATTTACATTGATCCTATCCTTTTAAGGAAGGGTGAGATTTTAATAACTAAAAGGGCGTTGATGCAGATTAAAAATCATTTTAAGTCCTTGCAAAGTTATAGTAAGCCAAGAATAATGTCGATAGTCATTGATCCTGGTCATGGTGGTCATGATAGAGGTGCTGTTGTTACGCATAAGATAGATGGCCATGATATTACCCTTCTAGAAAAGGACTTTGCTTTAACTTATTCTATTCATTTATATAAGATTTTAAGTAATTATTTTTTAGATAGAAATATTTTATTAACCCGTGTTGATGATGTTTTTATACCATTAAAAGATAGGGCTGAGTTTGCAAATGCAATTAAACCAGATTTCCCAAATAATGTAATCTTTTTGTCGATACATGCAAATAATGCTCCAAATCCTGTAGCTAGGGGAATTGAGTTTTGGTATCTTCCTGAGAATTCAAAAAGGGAAGTTGTAAAAAATTTTAAAGGATATGATATTAAAGGTAATAGATACTTAAGAGAACTTAATGATATACTAGACATTAAGTATAAATATGAGTCAAAAAAATTAGCTGAGCTTTTATATGAAACTTTTATAGGTGCTATAGATGAAACTAAGGTACGATCAATTAGAGAAGAGCAGTGGTTTGTTATTAAGAATAGTAGTATGCCTGCTGTGTTAATTGAAATTGGATTTTTGTCGAATATTTCTGATGCAAGGTTAATTTTGGATTACAATTATATGAGTAAGGTGAATATATTAATACTTAAGTCTTTAATTAAATTTATTGAATTTTATGAAAAATAG
- a CDS encoding flagellar filament outsheath protein produces MKNSMLDIFTKYKSVCFEYLNLKEGKYSLRMLYALLFLSFFYSSCMIFLNYDNIFSRKVFYFYSENELISDLRYLKKRQTLKENLDFLVKDFLLGNSKGFSLLLDTRKAKFLYSFMSNDIYFINISKEFYDSFDMGSDYDSGKLRVNLFIKSLKETINFNYPGYVKDLIVFVEGYILK; encoded by the coding sequence ATGAAAAATAGCATGTTGGATATATTTACAAAATATAAGTCTGTTTGTTTTGAATATCTTAATCTTAAGGAGGGAAAATATTCTCTTAGGATGCTTTATGCACTCTTATTTTTAAGTTTTTTTTATTCTTCATGTATGATTTTTTTAAATTATGATAATATTTTTTCTAGAAAGGTTTTTTATTTTTATTCTGAGAATGAGTTGATTTCTGATTTGAGGTATTTAAAGAAAAGACAAACTCTTAAAGAAAATTTGGATTTTTTAGTTAAAGATTTTCTGTTAGGTAATAGTAAGGGATTTTCTTTGCTGTTGGACACAAGGAAAGCCAAGTTTTTATACTCTTTTATGAGTAATGATATATATTTTATAAATATATCAAAAGAGTTTTATGATTCTTTTGATATGGGTAGTGATTATGACTCTGGTAAACTTAGGGTAAATTTATTTATTAAATCTTTAAAAGAAACAATTAATTTTAACTATCCTGGTTATGTGAAGGATCTTATCGTTTTTGTTGAAGGATATATTTTAAAATGA